A window of Dysidea avara chromosome 1, odDysAvar1.4, whole genome shotgun sequence genomic DNA:
GAGCAATCTAGCTCTATAATGTACATCTCTCGCCTCTTATTTAGTTACTGTTCTAGATATAATTCTGTTTTCCATTCCTTTTTGTTTTGgatttttaattttttcaaagtttcagaccaaaatactctaatagagcagtcacctgccgTAAGTGAATGTGCAGTCACATTTCATGTTTTTAAAAGTCATCtgtaccaacacagtaaaaatagtgTGTAAGACCTGAAATATCCCATCCATGTTAGTTGTATGTTTAAAACCTCACGTAGCTCCATCTCTCAACTCTTTAGCCTACTCCAACATAAAGTATGTAAGCAAAAGCAACCTGTATCAATCAGTTACTAAGTATAATGCAGCTTTAAAGCTTTTTGGAGaaaattgttaccagattcaatctcagctGAATTGCATAATTCTTCTGGGGAGCATGCACCCAGAGTCCCTAGATGTATTTAACAGAAACTTGGAAACCTGTCACCCAAATTTCTGGAACTTCCCTTCAGCTTGGAGCTACTCTAGTAGAACTACTCTAATTACTCTCATAGTAGCTACTCTCATAGTAGCTACTCGCATAGTAGCTACTCTCATAGTAGCTACATGCTCTACTATAATTCCTGGGGCTACTCTAATCGGGAAGTCATGTACTCAAATAAAACCTTCAGTTGCAATTTCAAATAAAACTGTaaccaaattcaatttcagTAGGCTAATTTTTCAAAAACTGTCTATGATGGCATATCCCCAGATCCTCCTAGATATATGCTTTGTATGCTGAGTGTGTATGCAAGCTATGCTAATTGCACCAACTACTTTCTTAGCTCTCTCACTTAAAATTTTGTTGTTATCCACTGATAAATTAATATGTACAATGATCCTATACCACATGTAATAATTACAAATACTGCAATAATAACAGCAGTTCTGATAATGGTTCTGAATCATTATTTTAGTAACAGCATTAGACAGGttgttttgtatgcaaataatacACTTTGTGACAATTTGTCTGCACTATGTCTCACCTTTTATTTTAGTTAAGCTTCTTAATACTGTATGTGACCCGGTATGACAAAACCAGTTTTATTGCCTTTTCAGATATCCGAGTTTGGTAACTGAGAACTTTCCATGTCTTAAAAAAGTAACTGAACTTTGTTCCCATCACTGCATGTGCTATGGAATGGTTTTAAGTTTAAAATGCTACAGACAATTGCAAGTTATTATATTTTGCCAAGTGGTACAAATGGAGATGGTTTTTTGTCAGACCAGGTTACGTACAGTTCTATTTTCAATTTCCTTGTTTAAAACTTTGTTGTTGCTTTCAGCTGCCTGCGTACCAAGAATTCATACATGTTTATCAGAGGTAACTTAGATATATTATCTGATATTTATTCATAATTTATTTTGCTTTTATATGTTTATATAAAGGTTGTTTTATTCTTTTAATATTCTTGTCTATGCAGTTTTATGAGTTTGGGTTTTCACAAAATGACAGAACAGTACCATCTGATGTTATAAATGGGGATGAAAGTTCATCCATCTTCATGTCTGAAGTCTTCAACTTTTATGGCTACAATGCCACAACAGCATATGTATGTAGGGTGCATATTGTATAGGTTTATATGTTAGAAGTTTTAACACATACAGATCAACGATAATGGAATAATCAGCTTTGGTAGGAGCTTTGATGAAGAGCATACTCCACTTGCGTTACCATTACAAGGATCTCTACGTACAACACGGATAGTTGCACCGTACTGGGCTGATGTTGACACCAGAGGAACTGGAAATGTGTTTTACCGTCAGACCACTAATTCTAGTCTCCTTGCTAGAGCAACCAGTGAAATAAGAACAGCTTTTCAGAACAACATTACAATTACCAATTTGGTGATTGCAACATGGGATGCTGTTGGCTACTTTGAAATAAATGATGATAAAGTAAGTTATACTCTAAAGTACATAATTTTGATAATGAAGTGTTTGTGTTGTAACTTTGGTAATGAGATCTATTGTGCATATGTTAGCCAGAGGCAAAAATCTCCATTGTAATGGATTTAGTGTATTCAACAGCTAACAGCTTAAATAAATTCACTTCATACGTTTACTACAACACCATCAACATCCCCCACACAatagaaaaataataataattaaactcAACTCTGGGGATGCTTCAACTTTATGAGTTGTTGCAAATCGTCAAGCTTTTAACTACTACAATGTTTTCTAAGGTTAAGACTTTCCTATTTGTGAAGAAACTCATTATTCATCAAACCAGATTTGCCACAGTGTTGCTTGGGtataactaatcactggactgggctgctggactggaacactggactgatatatttttggtttttacacattctgaggttggtttaaAGTGTTGAGCCTTGctagctaagggccttcagaaaacttgcagtctgctactaaaatgatgagtgtgaggagtggagtaagctaAAACTGACTTCCcactacttgttatgctctacaacatttatacacttcttagtattgtgttttggagattgtaacatatatagcaatagctgaccaaaaatcattttactatatttgtgctacctatgaatccttgaactaaatagctcagtcccctggacacaacctatccttcctagGATAATCTATTGTAGTTAAATTCATCcctacatgcaatatacaaactcattgcaCAACTGTAGGGTTTTTCTGCTATCgtgattagttcttacatgtgctggttggtgtactataatatgtgaccaaatttattagcattgtacaagcttgctactatctcTATCGTTGGTTAACCGtaactagcacattccctgcagcatactgataaggagtatagtatgtactgtagaagaacataatagATGTAGTAGTAAGTTTTTGCTTattccactcctcacactcatcattttagtaccagactgcaagttttctgaaggcacttggctagcaagactcaataaaaccaacctcagaatgtgtaaaaaccaaaaatatgtcagtccagtagtccagtccagtgttccagtccagtagtccagtccagtgattagttacacccgtgTTGCTTTCTATAGACACACGGAGTTTGATATAATTTTGATATGCATGTTTTCATATCCTTATAGACTAACTCATTTCAGTGTGTACTAGCCACTAATGGAGTAGAGTCATTTGTAATAT
This region includes:
- the LOC136246981 gene encoding sushi, nidogen and EGF-like domain-containing protein 1, whose product is MQFYEFGFSQNDRTVPSDVINGDESSSIFMSEVFNFYGYNATTAYINDNGIISFGRSFDEEHTPLALPLQGSLRTTRIVAPYWADVDTRGTGNVFYRQTTNSSLLARATSEIRTAFQNNITITNLVIATWDAVGYFEINDDKTNSFQCVLATNGVESFVIFLYAHGRIEWTTGDASDGFLGLLGTEALAGINAGDGMTFITISGSRTPDIINIAETSNVGIPGVYIYRVDPASNKHKLNNNPKCFIDNLSALGLTSLF